Proteins from a single region of Primulina tabacum isolate GXHZ01 chromosome 5, ASM2559414v2, whole genome shotgun sequence:
- the LOC142546242 gene encoding calmodulin has protein sequence MADQLTDDQISEFKEAFSLFDKDGDGCITTKELGTVMRSLGQNPTEAELQDMINEVDADGNGTIDFPEFLNLMARKMKDTDSEEELKEAFRVFDKDQNGFISAAELRHVMTNLGEKLTDEEVDEMIREADVDGDGQINYDEFVKVMMAK, from the exons ATGGCGGATCAATTGACCGATGACCAGATATCCGAGTTCAAGGAGGCTTTCAGCCTTTTCGACAAGGATGGCGATG GTTGCATCACGACAAAGGAGCTTGGTACCGTGATGAGATCCCTGGGGCAGAATCCTACGGAGGCTGAGCTTCAAGATATGATTAACGAGGTGGATGCTGACGGTAATGGAACCATTGACTTTCCGGAGTTCTTGAATCTCATGGCTAGGAAGATGAAGGACACCGATTCTGAGGAGGAGCTAAAAGAAGCGTTTCGAGTTTTCGACAAGGATCAGAATGGTTTCATCTCTGCTGCTGAGCTCCGTCATGTCATGACGAACCTCGGTGAGAAGCTGACTGATGAGGAGGTGGATGAGATGATCCGGGAGGCAGATGTCGATGGCGATGGCCAAATTAATTATGATGAATTCGTGAAAGTTATGATGGCCAAGTGA